A genomic region of Glycine max cultivar Williams 82 chromosome 15, Glycine_max_v4.0, whole genome shotgun sequence contains the following coding sequences:
- the LOC100305416 gene encoding protein kinase precursor has protein sequence MTDWRNIGFFICVLSIFPLVCFCATFVPVDNYLIDCGATTSTSVGTRNFIADNKDLLSTQKDIVATTSSKSATSSSDDSSLYQTARVFTASSKYTFKINQKGRHWIRLYFLPFAYEKYNLRAADFTVSTQNHVLFRSLNMQKDPVMKEYSVNVTSDSLVLTFAPSGSSIAFVNAIEVVSVPDDLIVDDGFALDPSVTSSGLVTQALETVWRVNMGGPTVTPINDTLQRTWVPDQSFLLQSNLASFSSNIKGVKYENHGQATENTAPPTVYGTLTQMNSTYDPRNIFNVTWQFDVSPGFQYLVRLHFCDVVSKALNELYFNAYVDSKLAASSADPSTTSNNALGVPYYRDLVTAVAVSKTLRVSIGPSEVNKEYPNAILNGLEIMKMNNSMGSLIPGAVAITSGSSSKKTGMIVGVSVGVVGAVVLAGVFFVLCRKRRRLAQRQSKTWVPLSINDGTTFHTMGSKYSNGTTLSAASNFEYRVPFVAVQEATNNFDESWVIGIGGFGKVYKGELSDGTKVAVKRGNPRSQQGLAEFQTEIEMLSQFRHRHLVSLIGYCDERNEMILIYEYMEKGTLKGHLYGSGLPSLSWKERLEICIGAARGLHYLHTGYAKAVIHRDVKSANILLDENLMAKVADFGLSKTGPEIDQTHVSTAVKGSFGYLDPEYFRRQQLTEKSDVYSFGVVLFEVLCARPVIDPTLPREMVNLAEWAMKWQKKGQLEQIIDQTLAGKIRPDSLRKFGETAEKCLADYGVDRSSMGDVLWNLEYALQLQEAVVQGDPEENSTNMIGELSPQVNNFNQDASASVTQFAGSSLDDLSGVSMSRVFSQLVKSEGR, from the coding sequence ATGACTGATTGGAGAAATATTGGTTTCTTTATATGTGTTTTATCAATCTTTCCGCTTGTATGCTTCTGTGCCACCTTTGTTCCAGTAGATAATTATCTTATAGACTGTGGAGCAACTACGAGTACTTCAGTAGGTACACGCAATTTCATAGCAGATAACAAGGATCTCCTTTCCACACAAAAAGATATTGTTGCCACTACCTCCTCAAAATCAGCTACTTCTTCCTCTGATGATTCATCGCTCTATCAAACTGCAAGAGTCTTCACTGCTTCCTCGAAGtacacttttaaaattaatcaaaaggGGAGGCACTGGATCCGTCTCTATTTCCTTCCATTCGCTTATGAAAAGTACAATTTGCGTGCTGCAGATTTCACTGTTTCCACCCAAAACCATGTCCTTTTCAGAAGCCTCAACATGCAGAAAGATCCTGTGATGAAGGAGTACTCAGTGAATGTGACCTCCGACTCCCTTGTTCTTACCTTTGCCCCTTCAGGAAGTTCCATTGCTTTTGTGAATGCCATTGAAGTTGTTTCTGTCCCTGATGACCTAATTGTTGATGATGGTTTTGCCTTAGATCCATCAGTAACCTCTTCTGGGTTGGTGACACAAGCACTTGAGACAGTTTGGAGGGTTAACATGGGTGGTCCTACTGTGACCCCTATAAATGACACCCTTCAAAGAACTTGGGTTCCTGATCAAAGTTTCCTTTTGCAATCCAACCTTGCCTCATTTTCTTCCAATATTAAGGGTGTTAAGTATGAGAACCATGGGCAAGCAACAGAAAACACTGCTCCGCCTACCGTTTATGGGACTCTCACACAGATGAACTCGACCTATGATCCCCGTAATATTTTCAATGTAACATGGCAGTTTGATGTAAGTCCCGGATTTCAGTACCTTGTTCGACTTCACTTCTGTGATGTAGTCAGTAAAGCTCTCAATGAACTCTACTTCAATGCTTATGTTGACTCCAAACTGGCTGCTTCAAGTGCTGATCCCAGTACTACTAGCAATAATGCTTTGGGTGTTCCATACTATAGGGATCTGGTTACAGCCGTGGCTGTCAGCAAAACACTTCGTGTAAGTATTGGCCCTTCTGAGGTAAATAAGGAGTACCCTAATGCCATTTTGAATGGGTTGGAGATCATGAAAATGAACAATTCTATGGGCAGTCTTATCCCAGGAGCTGTGGCTATTACTTCTGGCTCAAGTTCTAAAAAAACTGGCATGATTGTGGGTGTGAGTGTTGGGGTAGTTGGTGCAGTTGTCTTGGCTGGAGTTTTCTTTGTACTGTGCAGGAAAAGAAGAAGGTTGGCACAAAGGCAGTCAAAGACATGGGTTCCTTTATCCATCAATGATGGAACTACTTTTCATACCATGGGAAGTAAATATTCTAACGGCACAACACTGAGTGCTGCTTCAAACTTTGAGTACCGAGTCCCTTTTGTGGCGGTTCAGGAGGCTACAAATAATTTTGATGAGAGTTGGGTTATTGGCATTGGTGGTTTTGGTAAAGTGTACAAGGGAGAGTTAAGTGATGGCACAAAAGTGGCAGTCAAGAGGGGGAATCCACGATCACAGCAGGGGCTTGCGGAGTTCCAAACTGAAATTGAAATGCTTTCTCAATTCCGTCATCGCCATCTAGTGTCTTTGATTGGTTATTGTGATGAAAGGAATGAAATGATCTTGATATATGAATATATGGAGAAGGGTACTCTCAAGGGTCATTTATATGGTTCAGGTCTGCCAAGCTTAAGCTGGAAGGAGAGGCTTGAGATATGCATTGGAGCAGCTAGAGGGCTTCATTACCTTCACACTGGCTATGCTAAAGCAGTTATTCACCGCGATGTGAAGTCTGCAAATATCCTACTTGATGAGAACCTGATGGCTAAAGTTGCTGATTTTGGATTATCAAAGACGGGGCCTGAAATTGACCAGACACATGTTAGCACAGCTGTTAAAGGTAGTTTTGGGTACCTTGATCCGGAGTATTTTAGGAGGCAACAACTAACAGAAAAGTCAGATGTATATTCATTTGGGGTAGTTCTGTTTGAAGTTCTTTGTGCAAGGCCTGTCATAGATCCAACACTTCCTAGAGAAATGGTAAACTTGGCAGAATGGGCGATGAAATGGCAGAAGAAAGGACAGTTGGAGCAAATCATAGATCAAACACTTGCAGGCAAAATAAGACCAGATTCTCTAAGGAAGTTTGGAGAAACTGCTGAGAAATGCTTGGCTGACTATGGTGTGGACAGGTCTTCTATGGGAGATGTCTTGTGGAATTTGGAGTATGCTCTCCAACTTCAAGAGGCCGTGGTTCAAGGTGATCCTGAAGAAAACAGCACCAATATGATTGGAGAACTCTCTCCACAAGTCAATAATTTCAACCAGGATGCAAGTGCTTCTGTTACACAATTTGCTGGC